One Spinacia oleracea cultivar Varoflay chromosome 4, BTI_SOV_V1, whole genome shotgun sequence DNA segment encodes these proteins:
- the LOC110797238 gene encoding uncharacterized protein: MLEKIGLPPKPSLRGNVWVVDASHCQSCSSQFTFLNRKHHCRRCGGLFCNSCTNSRIVLRGQGDSPVRICEACKKLEECARFELRHGHKNRAGKGTSKLASRSVDEVMNEILVNDGKESARMGSGKEIISQDEDVDHLGNASNSSNNEMDSVTPEDLRQQALDEKNNYKILKGEGKSVEALKAFKRARELERQAGALELQLRKDRKKALVSASVSASKSLAETQINQGTSPELGTKSKSSNVKEKDDLAAELKELGWSDVDINDAKKPAPTSLEGELFNLIQDSGETSRSKVSSSLDKTQVIALKKKALLLKREGKLAEAKEELKKAKFLEKQLEEQEFLADGEESDDELSALMRSLDKDEKKELSGGFGMDSAFDLNNLSVFGGDLNIDDNFEVTDDDIHDPEMAAALQSLGWTEEPIQFDDVVPNSTFVDREAVSDEILKLKKEAVTQKRSGNLAEAMSLLKRAKALEKEIEKFDSSPEKEPESSGMQSRTSNIIPNTERKPPVKKSRLMIQKELLALKKKALALRREGKLEEADSELKKGKVLEQQLEEMDNPAKLDTQMNVGYEVSDSVDEHLDLSSSLAPEDEQGDVTEQDLLDPAYLSLLKNLGWQDEDNNASVGPSVSVESRDATSGSVTVEKRRRRSKGEIQRELLGLKRKALTLRRQGQETEADEMLETAKKLEEELAELEAPKTEKLVSFSETEAGVQGDLLGTCETMEKRIYQTPLKRPAEANDASEKRQVVQAANPSPNVSPDTQKSPVQQEILTHKRKALALKKEGKVAEAKEELRKAKLLERNLEDDKDKPINPLPVEISSSSVVSVTESEEHKNTSTSTQPEEQDPARVARKPMSTQERLKLQRECLKHKRNGLKLRREGKTEEADAELELAKKLEAQLEEVSPVPTSSNEGPIDDAGIEDLFDPQLLSALKAVGLQDDAHVVSQTTVKAELPTSSSIKNESFDQERVQMEALIKAEKVKALNLKRSGKQAEALDALRRAKQMEKKLTSLPS, translated from the exons ATGTTAGAGAAGATAGGATTACCACCAAAACCCTCATTAAGGGGTAATGTTTGGGTTGTTGATGCTTCTCATTGCCAATCTTGTTCTTCCCAGTTCACTTTCCTCAATCGCAAG CATCATTGTAGAAGATGTGGAGGATTGTTTTGCAACAGTTGCACAAATAGCAGAATTGTGTTGCGGGGACAAGGCGATTCCCCAGTTCGTATATGTGAAGCTTGTAAAAAACTAGAGGAGTGTGCTCGGTTTGAGCTACGGCATGGACATAAGAACCGAGCTGGGAAAG GGACCTCAAAACTCGCTTCAAGGAGTGTGGATGAAGTTATGAATGAGATATTGGTGAATGATGGTAAAGAATCTGCTCGTATGGGATCAGGTAAAGAAATCATTAGCCAAGATGAGGATGTAGATCATCTTGGTAATGCATCTAACAGCAGTAATAACGAGATGGATTCTGTTACTCCTGAAGATTTACGTCAACAAGCTTTAGATGAAAAGAACAATTATAAAATCCTTAAAGGAGAAGGAAAATCTGTAGAAGCTCTAAAAGCATTTAAAAGGGCAAGGGAACTCGAGCGGCAAGCAGgtgctctggaactccagttGAGGAAGGATAGGAAAAAGGCTTTGGTTTCGGCTTCAGTTTCGGCTTCTAAGAGCTTAGCTGAGACACAGATAAACCAAGGTACGTCTCCTGAATTAGGCACAAAAAGTAAGTCCAGTAACGTTAAGGAAAAGGATGATCTCGCCGCAGAACTTAAAGAACTTGGTTGGTCTGATGTGGATATCAATGATGCTAAAAAACCAGCCCCAACGAGCTTAGAAGGCGAGCTTTTCAATCTAATCCAGGATTCCGGTGAAACTAGTCGCAGTAAAGTGTCTTCTAGTTTAGATAAGACTCAAGTTATTGCCTTGAAGAAAAAGGCTCTCTTGCTTAAACGTGAGGGGAAACTTGCTGAAGCAAAGGAAGAACTAAAAAAAGCAAAATTTTTAGAGAAGCAACTTGAGGAACAGGAATTTTTGGCTGATGGTGAGGAATCTGATGATGAGCTATCTGCTTTGATGCGTAGTTTGGATAAGGATGAGAAAAAGGAACTTTCTGGTGGGTTTGGTATGGATTCTGCGTTTGACTTGAATAATCTCTCGGTTTTTGGTGGTGATCTTAATATTGATGATAACTTTGAGGTTACGGACGATGATATACATGATCCAGAAATGGCTGCTGCGTTACAATCACTAGGTTGGACGGAGGAGCCTATTCAATTTGATGACGTTGTACCTAACTCCACTTTTGTTGATAGAGAAGCAGTTTCAGATGAGATCCTTAAGTTGAAGAAAGAAGCTGTAACCCAGAAACGATCTGGGAATTTGGCAGAGGCAATGTCACTTCTTAAGAGAGCCAAAGCTCTTGAAAAAGAAATTGAAAAGTTCGATTCAAGCCCTGAAAAAGAACCTGAATCAAGTGGAATGCAATCTAGAACTTCCAATATAATCCCGAATACCGAAAGAAAACCACCAGTGAAGAAGAGTAGATTAATGATTCAGAAGGAGCTTTTGGCCCTGAAAAAGAAAGCTCTTGCTTTAAGAAGGGAAGGGAAACTCGAGGAGGCGGATAGTGAATTGAAGAAAGGAAAAGTCCTTGAACAGCAACTTGAGGAGATGGATAATCCTGCTAAGTTGGACACTCAAATGAATGTTGGCTATGAAGTATCAGACTCAGTAGATGAACACCTTGATTTATCTTCTTCTCTTGCACCCGAGGATGAACAAGGTGATGTTACAGAGCAAGATTTGCTTGATCCGGCATATCTTTCACTCCTCAAGAACTTGGGTTGGCAGGATGAAGACAACAATGCAAGTGTTGGGCCCTCTGTTTCTGTGGAAAGTAGAGATGCTACTTCTGGTAGTGTTACAGTTGAGAAACGAAGGAGAAGAAGTAAAGGTGAGATTCAGAGGGAACTTTTAGGTTTGAAGAGGAAGGCTCTGACCCTCAGACGTCAAGGACAAGAAACCGAGGCTGACGAAATGCTTGAAACTGCAAAGAAATTGGAGGAAGAGTTGGCTGAACTCGAAGCACCAAAAACTGAGAAACTGGTTAGTTTCTCTGAGACTGAAGCCGGAGTACAAGGAGATCTGCTTGGAACTTGTGAGACTATGGAAAAAAGAATTTACCAAACACCCCTCAAAAGACCAGCTGAAGCCAATGATGCCTCCGAGAAACGCCAAGTGGTGCAGGCAGCTAACCCGTCCCCAAATGTTTCACCCGATACCCAAAAAAGTCCGGTTCAACAAGAGATACTTACTCATAAAAGGAAAGCACTTGCTTTGAAAAAAGAGGGGAAAGTGGCTGAAGCCAAAGAAGAACTTAGGAAAGCAAAGCTGCTTGAAAGAAATTTGGAGGATGACAAAGACAAACCCATTAATCCCTTACCAGTGGAAATCTCGTCTTCTTCTGTTGTGTCAGTTACTGAAAGTGAGGAGCATAAAAACACATCGACTTCCACACAACCCGAGGAACAGGATCCGGCCCGTGTGGCCCGAAAACCAATGTCTACCCAAGAGCGGTTAAAATTGCAGCGAGAGTGCCTTAAACACAAACGGAACGGTTTGAAGCTACGTAGAGAAGGTAAGACTGAAGAAGCTGATGCTGAACTTGAGTTAGCCAAGAAACTTGAAGCACAGCTCGAGGAAGTTAGTCCAGTTCCCACATCGAGTAACGAAGGACCTATTGATGATGCTGGTATTGAGGACCTTTTTGACCCTCAACTCTTATCGGCCCTTAAAGCAGTTGGTCTGCAAGATGATGCTCATGTTGTTTCACAGACTACAGTAAAGGCAGAGCTACCCACGTCAAGCTCAATTAAGAATGAGAGTTTTGATCAAGAGAGAGTTCAGATGGAAGCCCTAATTAAGGCTGAAAAAGTGAAAGCTTTAAACCTTAAACGGTCCGGTAAACAAGCAGAGGCACTGGATGCTCTTCGTCGAGCCAAACAGATGGAAAAGAAGCTTACTTCACTGCCCTCGTAA